A stretch of the Clostridium fungisolvens genome encodes the following:
- a CDS encoding dUTP diphosphatase: protein MNLNKFFTKQKELNKTLLLDPNLNDYKLTQRKFLELQIKIGVLAEETKCYKYWVEKDVKLVKSSVLDNYINCLSSILTIGIDEKYDEVEELVIKPNDYCLSDQFLNLFIDVNDLIISPSKDHYQTLLEDYLSLGTSLCFSEKQIEELFINNSLRKVAL, encoded by the coding sequence ATGAATCTTAATAAGTTTTTTACAAAACAAAAAGAACTAAATAAGACATTACTCCTCGACCCAAATTTAAATGACTATAAACTTACTCAAAGAAAGTTTTTAGAACTTCAGATAAAGATAGGCGTATTAGCAGAAGAAACTAAATGTTATAAGTATTGGGTTGAAAAAGATGTAAAGTTAGTAAAATCTTCAGTGTTAGACAATTACATAAATTGTTTAAGCAGTATTCTAACAATTGGAATAGATGAGAAATATGATGAAGTAGAAGAACTAGTAATTAAACCTAATGATTATTGTTTAAGCGACCAATTTTTAAACTTATTCATAGATGTTAATGACTTAATAATCTCTCCGTCAAAAGACCACTATCAAACATTATTAGAAGATTATCTAAGTCTTGGAACAAGCCTTTGTTTCTCAGAAAAACAAATTGAAGAATTATTTATAAATAATAGTTTACGTAAAGTAGCCCTTTAA
- a CDS encoding DMT family transporter has product MGIIFSIIAGIAMSLQGVFNTRVESRIGTWETNAIVQGSAFVITIILALTIGKGSFKNIKDVSKIYLLGGVLGVIIIFTVIEGIKSLGATYSIATILVAQLTAAALIDAFGLFECKKISFGLNEILGVMIMIAGIIIFKWKR; this is encoded by the coding sequence ATGGGAATTATTTTTTCTATAATAGCTGGAATTGCTATGAGTTTACAAGGAGTCTTTAATACTAGAGTTGAATCAAGGATTGGTACTTGGGAGACAAATGCTATTGTCCAAGGATCTGCCTTTGTGATTACCATTATTTTAGCTTTAACTATAGGGAAAGGAAGTTTTAAAAATATCAAAGATGTTAGCAAAATATATCTCCTTGGCGGTGTTCTAGGTGTAATAATAATATTTACCGTCATAGAAGGTATAAAGAGTCTTGGAGCAACCTACTCTATAGCAACTATATTAGTAGCACAACTTACAGCTGCCGCATTAATAGATGCATTTGGTCTGTTCGAATGCAAAAAAATTTCCTTCGGCCTAAATGAAATACTTGGAGTAATGATAATGATTGCTGGTATAATAATATTTAAATGGAAAAGATAA
- a CDS encoding MBL fold metallo-hydrolase, whose protein sequence is MMIFSNLIFLSKMAWKNIKTYSKPMEEAHKEQIKENSVRWLGHATSLININNNIIITDPLFNSFLGHIKRQVKVPDDINYLKTDYILLSHGHTDHINFPSLRKLNKDAVVLCPKGYKYILKLIGFKRIFTISPGEIYSDANISVKAFEAKHDGRRFYIGKNSYSNSYLINSGNKHVFYAGDTAFTEEFKNLDANIALMPVGCYKPDRFSQMHCTPEESYKMFKMMNCCKMVPIHYKTFMLSLEDFKETYDRLVSLNDTNIKIINVGQCIDF, encoded by the coding sequence ATTATGATATTTTCTAATTTAATATTTTTATCTAAAATGGCTTGGAAAAATATAAAAACCTATTCTAAACCAATGGAGGAAGCTCATAAAGAGCAGATTAAAGAAAACTCTGTACGTTGGTTAGGTCATGCAACTTCACTAATAAACATAAACAATAATATAATTATAACCGATCCATTATTTAACTCATTTTTAGGTCACATAAAAAGACAAGTAAAAGTTCCAGACGACATTAACTATCTAAAAACTGACTACATATTATTATCTCACGGTCATACTGATCATATAAACTTTCCATCTCTAAGAAAACTAAATAAAGATGCTGTTGTTCTCTGCCCTAAAGGGTATAAATATATATTAAAGCTTATAGGTTTTAAAAGAATTTTTACTATAAGCCCTGGTGAAATTTACTCTGATGCCAATATATCTGTAAAGGCATTTGAAGCAAAACATGATGGCAGAAGATTCTATATAGGGAAAAATAGTTATTCTAACTCTTATTTAATAAATTCAGGCAATAAACATGTTTTTTACGCTGGAGATACTGCATTTACAGAGGAATTTAAGAACCTAGATGCTAATATAGCTTTAATGCCTGTAGGTTGCTATAAGCCTGATAGATTTTCACAAATGCATTGCACACCTGAAGAGAGCTATAAAATGTTTAAGATGATGAATTGTTGTAAGATGGTACCAATTCATTACAAGACCTTTATGTTATCCTTAGAAGACTTCAAAGAGACTTATGATAGATTAGTTTCTTTAAATGATACAAATATAAAAATAATTAACGTGGGTCAATGTATAGATTTTTAG
- a CDS encoding S8 family serine peptidase, whose amino-acid sequence MFSLKSKLDTSLRYYMSKEYFKKYRVIIKYKSFSDTILKRISSFKGTIINKIDWLSLITAEVSPRAIDRLIEYPEVEYVSLDGYCLLCGTSVASANNVNLSGRYKFTGRGIGVGLVDSGVFPHPDLLSPMNKIRVFVDLINDFKYPYDDNGHGTFISGILCGSGGNSDGLYKGIADKANLYCYKAFNSTGKGYVSDILFAINSLIASAEDENIRLILLPFELANDNIFYLEQFDKLLGLAISKNLIPIVPSGSNPNKEYSIRGLATLSNCLTIGGLDTSKTIKPYSYSSAGPVGKLQKPEVSAGCVNIQSLNCDKNYISERNGLKIYPSKLTEPYTTYSGTSCSAAYVCGVCALVLEKNPSLTFNDIRSLLQISADSHELPRYAEGDGTLNLDKLLT is encoded by the coding sequence ATGTTTTCTTTAAAAAGCAAGCTTGATACTTCTCTGAGATATTATATGTCAAAAGAATATTTTAAAAAATATAGAGTTATTATAAAATATAAATCTTTTAGCGATACTATCTTAAAAAGAATATCCTCATTTAAAGGTACTATCATAAATAAGATCGATTGGCTAAGCCTTATAACAGCTGAAGTGTCTCCTAGAGCTATAGATAGACTTATTGAATATCCTGAAGTTGAATATGTCAGTTTAGATGGATATTGTTTACTATGTGGAACTAGTGTAGCTTCAGCGAACAACGTAAACTTAAGTGGAAGATATAAATTCACAGGACGAGGAATAGGTGTAGGACTAGTAGATAGCGGTGTATTCCCTCACCCTGATCTTCTAAGCCCAATGAATAAGATACGGGTTTTTGTCGACCTTATAAATGACTTTAAGTACCCATACGATGATAATGGCCATGGAACCTTTATAAGTGGAATATTGTGCGGAAGCGGAGGTAATTCAGACGGTTTATATAAAGGTATTGCTGATAAAGCTAATCTTTATTGTTATAAAGCTTTTAATAGTACTGGAAAAGGATATGTTTCAGACATACTTTTTGCTATTAATTCTTTAATAGCATCGGCTGAAGATGAAAACATAAGACTAATTCTGCTTCCATTTGAACTAGCAAATGATAACATATTTTATTTAGAACAATTTGATAAACTCTTAGGATTGGCAATATCTAAAAATTTAATTCCAATAGTTCCTTCTGGTAGTAATCCAAACAAAGAATATTCAATAAGAGGGTTAGCTACATTAAGTAATTGCTTAACTATAGGAGGCTTAGATACATCTAAAACTATTAAACCTTATTCTTATTCGTCAGCTGGTCCTGTAGGCAAATTACAGAAACCAGAGGTTTCTGCAGGTTGCGTAAATATTCAATCCTTAAACTGTGATAAAAACTATATCTCCGAAAGAAATGGATTAAAAATATATCCATCAAAACTCACAGAACCTTATACAACATATTCTGGAACATCATGTTCTGCGGCATATGTTTGTGGTGTATGTGCCTTAGTACTAGAGAAAAATCCATCACTTACCTTTAATGATATTAGATCATTATTACAAATATCTGCAGACTCGCACGAACTTCCAAGATATGCTGAAGGTGATGGAACATTAAATCTAGATAAATTATTGACATAA
- a CDS encoding peptidoglycan DD-metalloendopeptidase family protein: protein MGSRDIKLFLIKAIILLAVPSAIYINVLNKIDYYCFYENGVYIACVNDKEEAKEAFNQVKGDINKRFGTTIEKSNNISFKKSSGNVVSEYTLNELKENIVKNLNLNITAFRFVIGKNNIGYIANKEEGKQILEKVADRYIDIGKIDKSDIVSVSIDTNSEYIEEKTSVSNVLPTDEVVNKIIETDKDSEEPLVKVEVKTKDKTMIDVEPATIINSSEDLFIGESKVDKGTNGKNEVEEESTYINGKKINTEKISEKIVVKPIDTVIHTGIKNPIPSGIAFLSKPSRGSISSNFGARWGEVHHGIDIASNVGDPIGAALDGTVKETSYNSVYGNMIVVDHGGGIETIYGHCSKVLVKPGQKIKRGDIIGKVGTTGRSTGPHLHFELRVNGTAINPNKYIK from the coding sequence ATGGGTAGTAGAGATATTAAACTTTTCTTAATAAAAGCAATAATTTTATTAGCAGTACCATCTGCGATTTATATAAATGTACTTAATAAAATAGATTACTATTGCTTTTATGAAAATGGAGTATATATTGCTTGTGTAAATGATAAGGAGGAAGCAAAGGAAGCCTTCAATCAGGTAAAAGGTGATATAAACAAGAGGTTTGGCACTACTATAGAGAAATCTAATAATATATCTTTTAAAAAATCAAGTGGAAATGTAGTATCTGAATATACACTAAATGAACTAAAAGAGAACATAGTTAAAAATTTAAATTTAAATATAACTGCATTTAGATTTGTTATAGGAAAAAATAATATAGGATATATAGCTAATAAAGAAGAAGGCAAACAGATATTAGAGAAGGTAGCAGATAGATACATCGATATAGGTAAGATAGATAAAAGCGATATAGTATCAGTAAGCATTGATACTAATAGTGAGTATATAGAAGAAAAGACATCTGTATCAAATGTTTTGCCTACAGATGAGGTAGTAAATAAAATAATTGAAACAGATAAGGATAGTGAAGAACCATTAGTAAAAGTTGAAGTAAAGACAAAAGACAAGACCATGATAGATGTAGAACCAGCTACGATAATAAATTCAAGCGAAGATTTATTTATTGGTGAATCTAAGGTGGATAAAGGCACTAATGGGAAGAATGAAGTAGAAGAAGAAAGTACATATATAAATGGTAAGAAAATCAATACAGAGAAAATAAGTGAGAAGATTGTAGTGAAACCAATAGATACTGTTATACATACAGGAATAAAAAATCCTATACCATCTGGAATAGCTTTTTTATCAAAGCCTTCAAGAGGTAGTATTAGTTCAAATTTTGGAGCTAGGTGGGGGGAAGTACACCACGGGATAGATATAGCTTCAAATGTAGGAGACCCAATAGGTGCTGCACTAGACGGTACGGTAAAAGAAACTTCATATAATAGTGTATATGGCAATATGATAGTAGTTGATCATGGGGGTGGTATAGAAACTATATATGGGCACTGCAGTAAGGTATTAGTGAAGCCTGGTCAGAAAATAAAAAGAGGAGATATAATAGGTAAAGTAGGAACTACGGGAAGAAGTACTGGACCACATCTTCACTTTGAGTTAAGGGTTAATGGAACTGCTATAAACCCTAATAAGTACATAAAGTAG
- a CDS encoding DnaD domain protein, whose amino-acid sequence MSTFMLKNSPVQFTPVSNIFLEKYMPKARGEFVKVYLMMLKYSISGELGVSSSIIASNLNLLESDIMNALNYWHDEGIIQLVPIDKMNNFNIKFMELSGDENTESTLNLLDELNKNNTKDMLKEVERLLARPLSPKEMSTYLGLQNDFSFSSEMILMLIEYCVSKGKADSRYIEKVALAWHDSGIKNIEDVHAYITRSEDKWVKIRKILAYLGIKNAEVMKPQEELMEKWMFTYNFSNEVILKACEICFERLNRADFRYIDGILTRWNNDGIKTLEDVATKNLPSKTSNNRSNNYDNGKKSNLKFTDYEQRTYDYDSLERKLLGWDNND is encoded by the coding sequence ATGAGTACATTTATGCTTAAAAATTCTCCTGTACAATTTACTCCTGTAAGCAATATTTTTCTAGAAAAATATATGCCAAAAGCAAGAGGTGAATTTGTGAAAGTTTACCTAATGATGCTAAAGTATAGTATTTCAGGTGAATTAGGAGTTAGCTCATCCATTATAGCTTCTAACTTAAATCTTTTAGAATCAGATATAATGAATGCCTTAAACTATTGGCATGATGAAGGTATAATACAATTGGTTCCTATAGACAAGATGAATAATTTCAATATAAAGTTTATGGAATTAAGCGGTGATGAAAATACTGAATCTACACTTAACTTATTAGATGAATTAAATAAAAACAATACTAAAGATATGCTTAAGGAAGTTGAAAGGCTGCTAGCTAGACCACTATCCCCTAAGGAAATGTCAACATATCTTGGGTTGCAAAACGATTTTTCTTTCTCATCAGAAATGATATTAATGCTTATAGAATACTGTGTATCTAAAGGAAAGGCTGACTCTAGATATATAGAAAAGGTTGCATTAGCTTGGCATGATAGCGGAATAAAAAATATAGAGGATGTTCATGCTTATATTACTAGAAGTGAAGATAAGTGGGTAAAAATAAGAAAAATACTAGCTTATCTAGGGATAAAAAATGCAGAAGTCATGAAGCCTCAAGAGGAACTTATGGAGAAATGGATGTTTACATACAACTTTTCTAATGAAGTTATACTAAAGGCTTGTGAAATATGTTTTGAGAGGTTAAATAGAGCTGACTTTAGATACATTGATGGAATATTAACCCGCTGGAATAATGACGGTATAAAAACCCTTGAAGATGTAGCAACTAAAAACTTACCTTCAAAAACTAGTAACAATAGATCTAACAATTATGATAACGGCAAAAAAAGTAATTTGAAATTTACAGATTATGAACAAAGAACTTACGATTATGATTCATTAGAAAGAAAGTTATTAGGATGGGATAATAATGATTAA
- a CDS encoding ATP-binding protein has translation MINEYKGQLTDIYAKIREEEAAALKKRREIIKNEHPEILDLDNEIGKMCIRLSINALKSKDESEQSFDQLKDAITELRARKYELLVSHGYNPEYLNLHYRCSKCKDTGYIVTERCSCYKQKLVKLQYKASGLENAIKEENFDTFNLNYYPSHRIGDEKFSPRKNMETILNSITADYLPNFSKKDDNLLFYGTSGTGKTFLSNCIAKELLDQGFLVVYRTSDELIKDLKEIRFNNNLSVEDLLINCDLLIIDDLGAEQITEFSVTELFTLLNKKLLNKKKMLISTNLSLQTLTKYYAERITSRLFGNFKLFKFYSEDIRVKKNLAR, from the coding sequence ATGATTAACGAATATAAAGGTCAACTGACAGATATTTATGCAAAAATAAGAGAAGAAGAAGCTGCTGCTTTAAAGAAACGTAGAGAAATAATAAAAAATGAACACCCTGAAATATTAGATTTAGATAATGAAATAGGTAAAATGTGTATAAGACTATCTATAAATGCATTAAAATCAAAAGATGAATCTGAACAAAGCTTCGACCAATTAAAAGATGCAATAACTGAATTAAGAGCTAGAAAATACGAATTGCTAGTGTCCCATGGATATAATCCAGAATACTTAAATTTGCATTATAGATGTAGTAAATGTAAAGATACTGGTTATATTGTAACAGAAAGATGCTCATGCTATAAACAAAAATTAGTTAAACTTCAATACAAAGCCTCTGGACTTGAGAACGCTATAAAAGAGGAAAACTTTGATACTTTTAACTTAAACTATTATCCTTCTCATAGGATTGGAGATGAAAAGTTTTCTCCTAGAAAAAACATGGAGACTATACTTAATTCAATTACAGCTGATTATCTCCCTAATTTTTCTAAAAAGGATGATAACTTATTATTTTATGGTACATCAGGAACAGGTAAGACATTCCTTTCTAACTGTATTGCAAAGGAGCTACTAGACCAAGGCTTCCTAGTAGTGTATAGAACTTCTGACGAACTTATCAAAGACTTAAAGGAAATTAGATTCAATAACAATCTATCTGTGGAAGACCTTTTAATTAATTGCGACTTACTTATAATTGATGATTTAGGCGCAGAGCAGATAACTGAGTTTTCTGTTACAGAACTATTCACACTACTAAACAAAAAGTTATTAAATAAAAAGAAAATGCTCATCTCAACAAATTTGTCGCTACAAACATTGACTAAGTACTATGCAGAGAGAATAACTTCTCGTCTTTTTGGAAACTTTAAACTGTTCAAATTCTACTCCGAAGATATACGAGTTAAGAAAAACTTAGCTAGATAA
- the mglC gene encoding galactose/methyl galactoside ABC transporter permease MglC: MEKQKFSLKGKFDKTWLMNNVIYIVLIALLVVIVAISPDFLSINNFRNILAQASTRIIIALGVGGILITQGTDLSAGRMVGLSAVLSASMLQATDYAYRMYPHLQKLPVVVPILIAMLACGIIGLLNGVVVSIFQVPPFIATLGMMIIVYGLNSIYFDRPPYGAQPIGGLDKDFSNFVLGSIGTGTKFEIPYLIIYAIIVTLIVWILWNKTRFGKNMYAIGGNPEAATVSGVNVVKYLLLIYFLAGALYGFAGSLEAGRVGSATNNTGNMYELDAIAACVVGGVSTAGGIGTVPGIITGVLIFQVINYGLAFIGVNPYYQYIVKGLIIVSAVAIDIRKYIKKK; encoded by the coding sequence ATGGAAAAACAAAAATTTTCTTTAAAAGGTAAGTTTGACAAGACTTGGTTAATGAATAATGTTATTTATATAGTTCTAATTGCATTATTGGTAGTTATAGTAGCTATATCTCCTGATTTTTTAAGCATAAATAATTTTCGTAATATATTAGCTCAAGCATCTACTCGTATTATAATAGCTTTAGGTGTTGGTGGTATATTAATTACGCAAGGTACAGATTTATCAGCAGGACGTATGGTAGGTTTATCAGCAGTTCTTTCTGCATCAATGCTTCAAGCAACTGATTATGCGTATCGTATGTATCCTCATCTACAAAAACTACCGGTAGTAGTGCCTATATTAATAGCTATGCTAGCATGCGGTATAATAGGTCTTTTAAATGGTGTTGTAGTTTCAATTTTTCAAGTTCCACCTTTTATAGCGACTTTGGGTATGATGATCATAGTTTATGGACTTAACTCAATATACTTTGACCGTCCTCCATACGGAGCTCAACCAATAGGTGGTTTGGACAAGGATTTCTCTAATTTTGTTTTAGGTAGTATTGGTACAGGGACAAAATTTGAAATACCTTATTTGATTATATATGCTATCATAGTAACACTTATAGTATGGATCTTATGGAACAAGACTAGATTTGGTAAGAACATGTATGCAATCGGTGGTAATCCCGAAGCTGCAACAGTTTCTGGTGTTAATGTAGTTAAGTATCTATTATTAATATACTTCTTAGCAGGAGCTCTTTATGGATTTGCAGGATCTCTAGAAGCAGGACGTGTTGGTAGTGCTACAAATAATACTGGTAATATGTATGAACTTGATGCTATAGCAGCCTGCGTTGTTGGTGGTGTTTCTACAGCAGGTGGTATAGGTACAGTTCCAGGTATAATAACAGGAGTATTAATATTCCAAGTTATTAACTATGGACTAGCATTTATAGGTGTTAATCCTTATTACCAATACATCGTAAAAGGATTAATTATAGTAAGTGCAGTTGCAATTGATATCAGAAAATATATAAAGAAAAAGTAA
- the mglA gene encoding galactose/methyl galactoside ABC transporter ATP-binding protein MglA, whose amino-acid sequence MSNAVEAGSKQEFILEMRNIVKEFPGVKALAGVNLNVRPGTVHALMGENGAGKSTLMKCLFGIYHPNEGEIFFNGQRVQFQNSKQALDNGVSMVHQELNQVRQRNIMDNIWLGRYPHKGPFIDENKMYEDTKKIFDELEIDVDPRSKVNTLSVSQMQMVEIAKAVSYDSKIIVMDEPTSSLTEKEVNHLFKIINKLREKNVAIIYISHKMEEILKISDEVTIMRDGQWISTEHARDLTMDLIIKMMVGRDLSNRFPEKVNKPGKVILEVNNLVAQTQPSLRDISFNLREGEILGVAGLVGAKRTELIESLFGMRKIESGKITLHGKEISNKSPQKAMQNGFALVTEERRVTGIFDRLPISFNSIIANVDSYINKFGILSDKNIEKDTQWVIDSMRVKTPSQKTHIGKLSGGNQQKVIIGRWLLTKPEILMLDEPTRGIDVGAKFEIYQLMNELAKEGKGIIMVSSEMPELLGVTDRILVMSNGRLAGIVETKNTSQEEIMRLSAMYL is encoded by the coding sequence ATGAGCAATGCGGTTGAAGCAGGATCAAAGCAAGAATTTATTCTAGAGATGAGAAATATAGTAAAAGAATTTCCTGGTGTTAAAGCATTAGCGGGAGTAAATTTAAACGTTAGACCAGGAACGGTACATGCATTGATGGGCGAAAATGGAGCAGGAAAGTCAACTCTAATGAAATGCCTCTTTGGTATTTATCATCCTAATGAAGGAGAAATATTTTTTAATGGTCAAAGGGTTCAATTTCAAAACTCTAAACAAGCTTTAGATAATGGAGTTTCGATGGTTCATCAGGAATTAAATCAGGTTAGACAGCGTAATATAATGGACAACATTTGGCTTGGCAGATATCCTCACAAAGGACCTTTTATAGATGAGAATAAGATGTATGAGGATACAAAGAAGATATTTGATGAATTAGAGATAGACGTTGATCCTAGAAGTAAAGTAAATACTTTATCAGTATCTCAAATGCAGATGGTTGAAATAGCTAAGGCAGTATCTTATGATTCAAAAATTATAGTTATGGATGAGCCTACATCATCACTAACTGAAAAGGAAGTAAACCACTTATTTAAAATAATTAATAAATTAAGAGAAAAGAATGTTGCTATCATATATATATCACATAAAATGGAAGAAATTTTAAAGATCTCTGATGAGGTTACCATAATGAGAGATGGTCAATGGATTTCAACAGAGCATGCTAGGGATCTAACAATGGATTTAATCATAAAAATGATGGTAGGTAGAGATCTATCGAATCGTTTCCCTGAAAAAGTGAACAAGCCAGGTAAAGTAATACTAGAAGTTAATAACTTAGTTGCACAAACGCAACCATCATTAAGAGATATAAGTTTTAATCTTAGAGAAGGAGAAATCCTAGGGGTTGCTGGGCTTGTTGGAGCAAAAAGAACAGAACTTATAGAAAGTTTATTTGGGATGAGAAAGATTGAATCAGGAAAGATAACTCTTCATGGAAAAGAGATAAGTAATAAATCTCCTCAGAAGGCCATGCAAAACGGATTTGCATTAGTTACTGAAGAAAGACGTGTTACAGGTATATTTGATAGACTTCCTATAAGCTTCAACTCTATAATAGCAAATGTTGATAGCTATATAAACAAGTTTGGAATATTATCAGACAAGAACATAGAAAAAGATACTCAGTGGGTAATAGATTCCATGAGAGTAAAAACACCTTCGCAGAAGACACATATAGGAAAACTATCTGGAGGAAATCAACAAAAGGTAATAATAGGACGTTGGTTGCTTACAAAACCAGAAATACTAATGCTAGATGAACCAACTAGAGGTATTGACGTTGGTGCTAAATTTGAAATATATCAGTTAATGAATGAACTAGCTAAAGAAGGAAAAGGAATTATAATGGTATCCTCTGAAATGCCAGAACTACTAGGAGTAACAGATAGAATTTTAGTAATGAGTAATGGAAGACTTGCAGGTATAGTCGAAACAAAAAATACATCACAAGAAGAAATTATGCGTTTATCAGCAATGTACTTATAG
- the mglB gene encoding galactose/glucose ABC transporter substrate-binding protein MglB, translated as MNKKVLLLTITAALSLTLAGCSSTKTETSKDSGLPKVGVTIYKYDDNFMSYVRRSIDTGANGKATLSMNDSQNDQSKQNEQVDTLISKGVKSLAINLVDPKAAPTIIDKAKKANLPVVFFNKEPEAAALKSYDKAWYVGTKSAESGILQGDLVVDQWTKNKDKWDKNKDGKIQYVLLKGEPGHPDAEARTKYVVDEIKKKGIDVEELAIDTAMWDTAKATDKMDAWISKFGDKIEFVIANNDAMALGAYASLEKAGYFKDANKFMPIVGVDAIPEALTKINEGKMVGSVLNDAKNQGQATLDLAINAANGKNPTDGTKWQLDDNKAVRVPYIIVTKDNISVGQDAYK; from the coding sequence ATGAACAAAAAAGTATTATTATTAACTATTACAGCAGCACTTTCGCTAACTTTAGCTGGATGCTCATCAACAAAGACTGAGACAAGCAAGGATAGTGGACTACCAAAGGTCGGAGTTACAATATATAAATATGACGATAACTTTATGTCATATGTAAGAAGATCAATTGATACAGGTGCTAATGGAAAAGCTACATTATCAATGAATGACTCACAAAATGACCAATCAAAGCAAAATGAGCAAGTTGATACTTTGATTTCTAAGGGAGTAAAATCATTAGCAATCAACTTAGTAGATCCAAAGGCTGCTCCAACTATAATTGACAAAGCAAAGAAAGCAAACCTACCAGTAGTATTCTTTAATAAAGAACCAGAAGCAGCTGCATTAAAGAGCTACGATAAAGCTTGGTATGTTGGAACTAAATCAGCAGAATCAGGTATACTACAAGGTGATTTAGTAGTAGATCAATGGACAAAGAATAAGGATAAATGGGACAAGAATAAGGATGGAAAGATTCAATACGTATTATTAAAAGGTGAGCCAGGACATCCAGATGCAGAAGCTCGTACTAAATATGTTGTTGATGAAATAAAGAAAAAAGGTATAGATGTTGAAGAATTAGCTATAGATACTGCTATGTGGGATACTGCAAAGGCTACTGACAAGATGGATGCATGGATATCAAAATTCGGTGACAAGATAGAGTTTGTTATAGCTAATAATGATGCGATGGCTTTAGGTGCTTATGCATCACTAGAAAAAGCAGGATATTTCAAAGATGCTAACAAATTTATGCCAATAGTTGGTGTTGATGCTATACCAGAAGCATTAACAAAGATAAATGAAGGTAAGATGGTTGGTTCAGTACTTAATGATGCTAAGAACCAAGGTCAAGCAACTCTTGACTTGGCTATAAATGCAGCAAATGGAAAGAACCCTACTGATGGAACAAAGTGGCAATTAGATGATAATAAAGCAGTTCGTGTTCCTTATATTATCGTAACTAAAGATAATATATCTGTAGGACAGGATGCTTACAAATAA
- a CDS encoding CoA-binding protein, translating to MSAKDLMEYDNWIVVGDVENNEKYASKILAKFSANGYNVSGVNPRANVKDAYKSIKEVPYHIDAVDLCINPKSGIELVKEADELGIKHILIQPGAESEEILSYCKEHGIEAVEGCALVELG from the coding sequence ATGAGTGCAAAAGATTTAATGGAATATGACAACTGGATTGTTGTGGGTGATGTAGAAAATAATGAAAAATATGCTTCTAAAATATTAGCAAAATTTAGTGCTAATGGATATAATGTCAGCGGAGTAAATCCTAGGGCAAATGTTAAGGATGCGTATAAGAGTATAAAAGAAGTTCCTTATCATATTGATGCAGTAGATTTGTGTATAAATCCAAAGAGTGGTATAGAGCTTGTAAAAGAAGCAGATGAACTTGGAATAAAACATATCTTAATACAACCAGGAGCAGAAAGTGAAGAAATATTAAGCTACTGCAAGGAACATGGCATAGAAGCTGTTGAAGGTTGTGCGTTAGTAGAATTAGGATAA